The following proteins are co-located in the Paludibaculum fermentans genome:
- a CDS encoding DUF1501 domain-containing protein produces MSDHKSRNPTTRREALRRVGNGFGMMAFAGMLGESMARAGAVLGADGSMASYKLDHPQKVKRVIFLFMNGGLSTIDSFDPKPALDKYDGQPLPGNQVKTERRTGELMKSPYTFKRHGQCGMDVSDLWPHLSTVVDDICWIRSVYTEIPNHEPSCLMMNTGANQAGRPSLGAWITYGLGSENQNLPGFVVLCPDVPTTVGPPLWSNGFLPAIHQGTYISNKVQVPEGEAPPMEPMTADGKPDEKMKKVVVEKNFDPKKLVSYVNNPKFELTEQRRELDLVEKLEKIRSAEQGTDPQVEAVIKSMEIAYRMQTEAPEVFDVRKESQATLDLYGPGPVARGALTGVRLLEKGVRMVQLYYSKGDPWDAHGDIMAHKVNAKNSDQAFTAVVKDLKARGLWKDTLVVCGSEFGRTPVREVGGGGGNAKKGRDHNPFGFTMWLAGGAVKGGTIYGQTDDFGFKVVDKPVHVHDIHATILHLLGIDHTKLTYRYSGRDFRLTDVAGNVLHDVLA; encoded by the coding sequence ATGTCAGATCATAAGTCCCGCAATCCAACTACGCGCCGCGAGGCGTTGCGCCGGGTCGGTAATGGCTTTGGAATGATGGCTTTCGCCGGAATGCTCGGCGAATCGATGGCACGTGCCGGGGCCGTCCTGGGTGCCGATGGGTCGATGGCCAGCTACAAACTGGATCACCCGCAGAAAGTGAAACGCGTCATCTTCCTGTTCATGAACGGCGGCCTGTCCACCATCGACAGCTTCGATCCGAAACCCGCTTTGGACAAGTACGACGGTCAGCCGCTGCCTGGAAACCAGGTGAAAACCGAGCGCCGTACCGGTGAACTGATGAAATCACCGTACACGTTCAAAAGGCATGGCCAGTGCGGCATGGATGTGAGCGATCTGTGGCCTCACCTGTCCACGGTGGTCGACGATATCTGTTGGATCCGCTCGGTTTACACCGAGATCCCGAATCATGAACCGTCGTGCCTGATGATGAACACGGGCGCCAACCAGGCGGGCCGGCCGTCGCTGGGCGCCTGGATCACTTACGGTTTGGGCTCAGAGAACCAGAATCTGCCCGGTTTCGTCGTGCTTTGTCCCGATGTGCCGACGACGGTGGGGCCGCCGCTGTGGAGCAACGGCTTCCTGCCGGCGATTCACCAGGGCACCTATATCTCCAACAAGGTACAGGTTCCCGAGGGCGAGGCGCCGCCGATGGAGCCGATGACGGCCGACGGCAAGCCTGACGAGAAGATGAAGAAAGTCGTGGTTGAAAAGAACTTCGACCCGAAGAAGCTTGTCAGTTACGTCAACAATCCCAAGTTCGAGTTGACCGAGCAGCGCCGCGAGCTGGATCTCGTTGAAAAGCTTGAGAAAATCCGCAGTGCCGAACAGGGTACGGACCCGCAGGTGGAAGCGGTGATCAAGTCGATGGAGATCGCCTACCGCATGCAGACCGAGGCCCCCGAGGTCTTCGATGTGCGCAAGGAGTCGCAGGCGACGCTGGATTTGTACGGCCCCGGACCGGTGGCGCGTGGCGCGTTGACGGGCGTCCGCTTACTGGAAAAAGGCGTCCGGATGGTGCAGCTTTACTACTCGAAGGGCGACCCATGGGATGCGCATGGCGACATCATGGCGCACAAGGTGAATGCGAAGAACTCCGACCAGGCGTTCACAGCGGTGGTCAAAGACCTGAAAGCACGCGGGTTATGGAAAGACACGCTGGTCGTGTGCGGTTCGGAGTTCGGCCGAACGCCGGTGAGGGAGGTGGGCGGCGGCGGCGGCAATGCGAAGAAGGGCCGCGACCACAATCCCTTCGGCTTCACGATGTGGCTGGCGGGCGGAGCAGTGAAGGGCGGGACGATCTACGGGCAGACGGACGACTTCGGGTTCAAGGTGGTGGACAAGCCCGTTCATGTTCACGACATTCACGCGACGATACTTCACCTTTTGGGTATCGATCACACAAAGCTGACGTACAGGTACAGTGGCCGCGACTTCCGGTTGACGGACGTAGCGGGCAACGTTTTACATGACGTCCTAGCATAG
- a CDS encoding PSD1 and planctomycete cytochrome C domain-containing protein yields the protein MRCSTRLFKILLPGVLLAAHPSLAQSTRANSPEFFESTIRPILANNCFSCHTQSQLGGLRVDSAEALQKGGKRGPAVIPGDPDKSLLIKAVRHEDAAYKMPMGGKLKDAEISALVAWVKEGAVWPKSAAPTTTSKTESGKYNIRAEQRAFWSFQPIHPTPAPAVKDTKWAKTEIDRFILAHLEREGLKPVKAASKRDLIRRAYLDLTGLPPKFEEIQAFEKDPSPDAFARIVDRLLASPAYGERWGRIWLDVARYGEDDYRSLDPMRRGLNPYPNAHVYRDWVIQAFNDDLPYDQFVKAQLAGDLMDPAVRHKTLPATGFLGLGPWYYDNGSTEVTRADERHDRVDVVTRGFLGMTVACARCHDHKYDPIPTTDYYSLAGIFQNTIYEEYPRAPKSVVDQYAKLEDELDKKQKMLGEFQGDQSTQLSQTLALQTANYLQGVWEVTGPQKKEKSQVVDARKLDYELLDRWIAYMGKVSDKYKQKTAWQEMMKKGGTPQAAKAAAEKFQQDVVAVMLARNEINEENKVIASKAMEGTKPKKRTNKPSNFVTNEDFCPGCALQLKSLPEETNAFWTEIFQRELSEADDPAAMAASGRFGKPGVLLFRGWGLESRIGGEARARLEMLRNDLTAERKKLEPHYPYLHGVKDSDSPIDLQVAQRGDPFNLGDKVSRHFLSVLTPTDPKPYSKGSGRLELAEDIVRQPIAMRVITNRIWKSHFDTGLVDSPSNFGITGERPTNPELLEYLADSFVKDGLSIKKLHRQIMLSSVYQLSTENDTVAAAKDSGNRLYWRANKKRLDSEQLRDSILAVAGNLDDSLGGPSVDLTPAVTRRTVYGKVSRYKLDQYLQLFDFPTPAISAEKRFTTTVPLQRLFMMNSDFVQVEAEEVVKKVANEADNKARVRKAYQIVYGREPKLDEVTLALDYLKKEPLTEYEEAKKREADKAKEKPKRGAPAKAEGDAKDTEKKEPAPMETATDMPEAQTGGAGADQMPAPAAGADAMPAPEMMGMGMMGGVMPGGRRGPGGAGSNEPKYQPSAWGRYVKVLMSSNEFLFIN from the coding sequence ATGCGCTGTTCGACACGGCTCTTCAAGATACTTCTGCCTGGCGTTCTTCTCGCCGCCCACCCGTCCCTCGCCCAATCCACTCGAGCCAACTCCCCTGAGTTCTTCGAGTCCACCATCCGCCCCATCCTGGCCAATAACTGCTTTAGCTGCCACACTCAGTCGCAGCTCGGCGGACTTCGTGTCGACAGCGCCGAAGCCCTGCAAAAAGGCGGTAAACGCGGCCCAGCCGTCATACCCGGTGACCCGGACAAAAGCCTTCTGATCAAGGCCGTCCGCCACGAAGACGCTGCTTATAAGATGCCGATGGGCGGCAAATTGAAAGACGCCGAAATCAGCGCCCTCGTCGCCTGGGTGAAGGAAGGCGCGGTCTGGCCCAAGTCCGCCGCCCCCACCACTACTTCTAAAACCGAGTCCGGCAAGTACAATATCCGCGCCGAACAGCGCGCCTTCTGGTCGTTCCAGCCCATCCACCCCACGCCGGCGCCGGCTGTCAAAGACACCAAGTGGGCCAAAACCGAGATCGACCGCTTCATCCTCGCCCACCTCGAGCGCGAAGGCCTGAAGCCAGTCAAAGCGGCTTCGAAGCGCGACCTCATCCGCCGCGCCTACCTCGACCTCACCGGCCTGCCCCCGAAATTCGAGGAAATCCAGGCGTTTGAGAAGGACCCGTCCCCCGACGCCTTCGCCAGGATCGTCGACCGCCTGCTCGCTTCGCCCGCCTACGGCGAGCGCTGGGGCCGCATCTGGCTCGACGTCGCCCGCTACGGCGAAGACGACTACCGCAGTCTCGACCCCATGCGCCGCGGCCTCAACCCGTATCCAAACGCCCATGTCTATCGCGATTGGGTGATTCAGGCCTTTAATGACGATCTTCCTTACGATCAGTTCGTCAAGGCCCAGCTCGCGGGCGATCTGATGGACCCCGCGGTCCGCCACAAGACGCTGCCCGCCACCGGTTTCCTGGGCCTCGGCCCCTGGTACTACGACAACGGCTCCACCGAAGTGACCCGCGCCGACGAGCGCCACGACCGTGTCGACGTCGTCACCCGCGGCTTCCTCGGCATGACCGTCGCCTGCGCCCGCTGCCACGATCACAAATACGATCCCATCCCGACGACCGACTACTACTCGCTGGCCGGCATCTTCCAGAACACGATCTACGAAGAGTACCCGCGCGCCCCGAAGTCGGTGGTCGATCAATACGCGAAGCTCGAGGACGAGCTCGATAAGAAACAGAAGATGCTGGGAGAGTTCCAGGGCGACCAGAGCACCCAGCTCTCGCAGACCCTGGCGCTGCAGACAGCCAACTATCTGCAAGGTGTCTGGGAAGTTACGGGTCCGCAGAAGAAGGAAAAGTCGCAGGTCGTCGACGCCCGCAAGCTCGACTACGAGTTGCTGGATCGCTGGATCGCCTACATGGGCAAGGTCAGCGACAAGTACAAGCAGAAGACCGCCTGGCAGGAAATGATGAAGAAGGGCGGCACCCCCCAAGCCGCCAAGGCCGCGGCCGAGAAGTTCCAGCAGGATGTGGTCGCCGTCATGCTGGCCCGCAACGAGATCAACGAAGAGAACAAAGTCATTGCCAGCAAGGCGATGGAGGGCACCAAGCCGAAGAAACGGACGAACAAGCCGTCCAATTTCGTCACCAACGAAGACTTCTGTCCGGGCTGCGCCCTACAGTTGAAATCCCTGCCCGAAGAGACCAACGCGTTCTGGACCGAGATCTTCCAGCGCGAGCTCAGCGAAGCCGACGACCCGGCCGCCATGGCTGCCTCGGGCCGCTTCGGCAAGCCCGGCGTGCTGCTGTTCCGGGGCTGGGGCCTGGAGTCGCGCATCGGTGGCGAAGCCCGCGCCCGGCTCGAAATGCTGCGCAACGACCTCACGGCCGAGCGCAAGAAGCTGGAGCCCCATTACCCCTATCTCCATGGTGTTAAAGATTCTGACAGCCCCATCGACCTCCAGGTGGCGCAGCGCGGCGACCCCTTCAACCTGGGCGACAAGGTCTCCCGCCACTTCCTCTCAGTCCTGACTCCAACGGATCCGAAGCCCTATTCCAAGGGCAGTGGCCGCCTCGAGTTGGCAGAAGACATAGTCAGGCAGCCCATTGCGATGCGCGTCATCACCAACCGCATCTGGAAGTCGCACTTCGACACCGGCCTGGTCGACAGTCCGAGCAACTTCGGCATCACCGGCGAGCGGCCGACGAACCCCGAACTGCTGGAGTACCTGGCCGACTCGTTCGTGAAGGACGGCTTATCCATCAAGAAGTTGCACCGCCAGATCATGCTCAGCTCGGTCTACCAGTTGAGCACCGAGAACGACACTGTCGCGGCCGCGAAAGACTCCGGCAACCGCCTTTACTGGCGCGCCAACAAGAAACGGCTCGACTCGGAACAGTTGCGCGATTCCATTCTGGCTGTCGCCGGAAATCTTGACGATTCTCTCGGCGGACCCTCCGTCGACCTGACCCCCGCTGTCACGCGGCGCACCGTTTATGGCAAGGTGAGCCGCTATAAGCTCGACCAGTATTTGCAGCTTTTCGACTTCCCGACGCCGGCCATCAGCGCCGAGAAGCGGTTCACGACTACCGTTCCACTTCAGCGCTTGTTCATGATGAATAGCGACTTCGTTCAAGTGGAAGCGGAAGAGGTGGTCAAGAAGGTCGCCAACGAAGCCGACAACAAGGCCCGGGTGCGCAAAGCGTACCAGATCGTCTATGGACGCGAACCGAAGCTGGATGAAGTCACGCTGGCGCTCGACTACCTCAAGAAGGAGCCTCTGACGGAGTACGAAGAGGCCAAAAAGCGCGAGGCGGACAAGGCCAAGGAGAAGCCTAAGCGAGGCGCTCCGGCCAAAGCCGAAGGCGACGCTAAAGATACTGAAAAGAAAGAACCTGCGCCCATGGAGACAGCAACCGACATGCCTGAGGCGCAGACCGGTGGAGCGGGGGCAGACCAGATGCCCGCGCCCGCGGCAGGTGCCGACGCCATGCCCGCCCCCGAGATGATGGGCATGGGCATGATGGGCGGCGTGATGCCCGGAGGCCGGCGTGGACCCGGCGGGGCGGGGTCCAACGAACCGAAGTACCAGCCGAGCGCCTGGGGCCGTTATGTGAAGGTCCTGATGAGCTCGAACGAATTCCTGTTTATTAACTGA
- a CDS encoding Vgb family protein gives MHLSVPLSIVLLLLPAAGAATKEKPAAAPKTGVKTPGVQIPFANLKNEAQIAVAGLSGAPVMTMMAFAPQKGTGALLRIDAKTNKPGEAISGLDQPCGQMVSAFRSLWVPGCGKKGLQRVDARSGKVSATVQTGLAGEGVIVAASEDSLWVLTDSRTNLIRIDPEGNRVVSELRLPVGCSAVLSAESALWIACPQQGKVLRLDPKTEVITNRIETAAGPVALAAGAGSIWALCKNEGKVSRIDPKTNKVSATVELGVPNAEGSLEFGEGSVWASVPGFPVMRISPETDKVVQQFAGEGGGLMRFGLGSIWLADVKGGQLLRFDPKRIAATLAE, from the coding sequence ATGCACTTGTCCGTCCCCCTTTCTATTGTTTTGCTGTTGTTGCCGGCGGCTGGCGCGGCAACGAAGGAGAAGCCCGCCGCTGCGCCGAAGACGGGCGTGAAAACGCCGGGCGTACAGATCCCCTTCGCGAATCTGAAAAACGAAGCGCAGATCGCGGTAGCCGGCCTGTCGGGCGCGCCGGTGATGACGATGATGGCGTTCGCGCCGCAGAAGGGCACGGGCGCGCTGCTGCGGATCGACGCCAAGACGAACAAGCCCGGTGAAGCGATCAGCGGGCTGGACCAGCCTTGCGGGCAGATGGTGTCGGCATTCCGGAGCCTGTGGGTGCCGGGCTGCGGCAAGAAGGGCCTGCAGCGGGTGGATGCGCGATCGGGCAAGGTGAGCGCCACGGTGCAGACCGGCCTGGCTGGTGAAGGCGTGATTGTGGCGGCCAGCGAGGATAGCCTGTGGGTGCTGACGGACTCGCGGACGAACCTGATCCGGATTGATCCTGAGGGCAATCGAGTGGTTTCCGAGTTGCGGCTGCCGGTGGGTTGCTCGGCCGTGCTGTCGGCGGAGAGCGCCCTTTGGATTGCGTGCCCGCAGCAGGGGAAAGTGCTGCGGCTGGATCCGAAGACGGAAGTGATTACAAACCGGATTGAGACGGCGGCCGGGCCGGTGGCGCTGGCTGCGGGCGCGGGCTCGATCTGGGCGCTGTGCAAGAACGAGGGCAAGGTGTCGCGGATTGACCCGAAGACGAACAAGGTCTCGGCTACGGTGGAGCTGGGGGTGCCCAATGCGGAAGGCAGCCTGGAGTTTGGGGAAGGTTCGGTCTGGGCCAGCGTGCCGGGGTTTCCGGTGATGCGGATTAGCCCCGAGACCGATAAGGTCGTGCAGCAGTTCGCGGGCGAGGGCGGCGGGTTGATGCGGTTCGGACTGGGCTCGATCTGGCTGGCGGATGTGAAGGGCGGGCAGTTGCTGCGCTTTGATCCGAAGCGGATTGCGGCGACCTTGGCGGAGTGA
- a CDS encoding disk-shape morphogenesis protein volactin, with the protein MKTEQQQATMIGLDIGTSRVVAVKQLNEQESVEAQLNAFVAIPYSKLTENSLKREHVPHSVSDGQLVVFGNESARMADLLGREIRRPMTRGILNSNEPESLQQMEEIVNSVLGERPEGGAKVCFSVPAPPLGQESNLTYHEATIKQILNQLGYLDVRSVNEGLAVIYSELEDSNYTGIGISCGGGLCNVALSYMSVPVLSFSVAKGGDFIDSSAAGVTGELINRVRIVKEEAFHFNGHFADKVQQALTVYYDDMIQAVVQGLKESFQTSRNVPKFGRPVPLVLSGGGVMPEGFRDRFEKAVTAAGLPLAISEIRMAKAPLETTARGALIAAQSE; encoded by the coding sequence ATGAAAACCGAGCAACAACAGGCGACCATGATCGGACTCGACATTGGTACGAGCCGCGTTGTCGCAGTCAAGCAATTGAATGAGCAGGAAAGTGTCGAGGCGCAGCTCAATGCCTTCGTCGCAATCCCCTACTCCAAGCTCACGGAAAACAGCTTGAAACGGGAGCACGTTCCGCACTCCGTCAGTGACGGGCAATTGGTCGTCTTTGGCAATGAGAGCGCCCGCATGGCAGACCTGCTGGGCCGCGAAATCCGCCGCCCCATGACTCGCGGCATTCTCAACTCCAACGAACCGGAGAGCCTCCAGCAGATGGAGGAGATTGTGAACTCCGTCCTGGGCGAACGGCCCGAGGGCGGCGCCAAAGTCTGCTTCAGTGTGCCCGCTCCCCCGCTGGGCCAGGAAAGCAACCTCACTTACCATGAGGCCACTATCAAGCAGATCCTTAATCAGCTCGGCTACCTGGATGTCCGCAGCGTTAACGAAGGCCTCGCCGTGATCTATAGCGAGTTGGAAGACTCCAACTACACCGGCATCGGCATCAGTTGCGGTGGCGGCCTCTGCAACGTGGCCCTCTCCTACATGTCCGTGCCCGTGCTCAGCTTCAGCGTCGCCAAGGGCGGCGACTTCATCGATTCCAGCGCGGCCGGCGTCACCGGCGAACTCATCAACCGCGTCCGCATCGTGAAGGAAGAGGCGTTCCACTTCAACGGACACTTCGCCGACAAGGTGCAGCAGGCGCTCACCGTCTACTACGACGACATGATCCAGGCGGTCGTCCAGGGCCTGAAGGAATCGTTCCAGACCTCGCGCAACGTGCCCAAGTTCGGCCGGCCCGTGCCGCTGGTTCTCAGCGGCGGCGGAGTCATGCCGGAAGGCTTCCGCGATCGTTTCGAGAAGGCAGTGACGGCCGCCGGCCTGCCCCTGGCCATCTCGGAAATCCGCATGGCCAAAGCACCCCTGGAAACAACCGCCAGGGGCGCCCTCATCGCCGCCCAAAGCGAATAG
- a CDS encoding peptidoglycan recognition protein family protein, which yields MRKAPNALLRAAAGWRADRIADPVERLRFLRHTLGDRCVWDPRSDVGRAFFRSRRTTMVLALGALLLIPAGTVTSASRLWKRGPIVTVQANESGPETFPNVWLVETTSGFETYSNGLRIERRYEIANEPRKYPIFRRGDEDAGPVEERTAPSGIVFHTTESNQVEFAEDKTRTIRRVGAQLLEFLQREHAYHYMVDRFGNVWRVVRESDSANHAGYSIWADNKFTYVNVNRAFLGISVETITQPGEAKAQATPAQIHALRVLTEMLRAKYKISTADCATHAQVSVNPDNMQVGYHYDWASNFPYLAVGLPDNYAVPAPGLWLFGFTYDPSLVQVTGQAFWRGLLLGEDQLRQNATAHGLDVAAYRKELEKRYRQVLSRMKTKTELSKENKG from the coding sequence ATGCGAAAAGCGCCCAACGCCCTTCTGCGAGCCGCTGCCGGCTGGCGGGCCGATCGCATTGCCGATCCCGTTGAGCGCCTGCGTTTCCTCCGTCACACCCTCGGCGACCGCTGCGTCTGGGACCCCCGTTCCGACGTCGGCCGCGCCTTTTTCCGCAGCCGCCGCACCACGATGGTCCTGGCGCTCGGCGCGCTGCTCCTCATCCCCGCCGGCACCGTGACCAGCGCCAGCCGCCTCTGGAAGCGCGGCCCCATCGTCACCGTCCAGGCCAACGAGTCCGGCCCGGAGACCTTCCCCAACGTCTGGCTCGTCGAAACGACCTCCGGCTTCGAGACCTACTCCAACGGCCTCCGCATCGAACGCCGCTACGAAATCGCCAACGAGCCCCGCAAATACCCCATCTTCCGCCGCGGCGACGAAGACGCCGGCCCCGTCGAAGAGCGCACCGCACCCTCCGGCATCGTCTTCCACACCACCGAAAGCAATCAGGTCGAATTTGCCGAGGACAAGACCCGGACCATCCGCCGCGTAGGCGCCCAACTGCTCGAATTCCTCCAGCGCGAGCACGCCTACCACTACATGGTCGACCGCTTCGGCAACGTCTGGCGCGTGGTCCGCGAGTCCGACTCCGCCAACCACGCCGGCTACTCCATCTGGGCTGACAACAAGTTCACCTACGTCAACGTCAATCGCGCCTTCCTCGGAATCTCCGTCGAAACCATCACCCAGCCGGGCGAGGCCAAGGCACAGGCCACACCCGCCCAGATTCACGCCCTGCGCGTATTGACCGAAATGCTGCGCGCAAAATACAAAATCAGTACGGCCGACTGCGCCACGCATGCGCAGGTGTCCGTGAATCCCGACAACATGCAGGTGGGCTACCACTACGACTGGGCCAGCAACTTCCCCTATCTCGCAGTCGGTCTGCCCGACAACTACGCCGTGCCCGCGCCGGGTCTTTGGCTCTTCGGCTTTACGTACGACCCCTCGCTGGTTCAGGTGACCGGTCAGGCCTTTTGGCGAGGCCTGCTACTCGGTGAGGATCAATTGCGGCAGAACGCCACGGCCCATGGCCTCGACGTCGCCGCCTATCGCAAGGAACTGGAGAAGCGCTACAGGCAGGTGCTCTCCCGCATGAAAACGAAAACAGAGCTGTCCAAGGAGAATAAAGGATGA
- a CDS encoding CPBP family intramembrane glutamic endopeptidase: MMSATIWLPTGMEDIAGSLPWIAAAVLLEVAAYLSLASERARQWWTHERVTLFAPIPYLLYALPFHMLNWASVVAILTAICVASYWFTLLPRNRFTDTGFVVLMAAPLIFKSFAFVYGRPHPDIRLEFLGQLLWIRAGVLAVLNDRKPEGIGFGFWPKLSEWKIGALVYIALLPVVFVLASLTGFATFTWPPWTWQETTLRAVGTFVGIFWVVALSEEFFFRGLLQQWIGIAAASILFGLAHLGFRQFPNWQFALVAGVAGVFYGFAFRRAGGIRAAMVTHALTVTTWRVLFR; this comes from the coding sequence ATGATGAGTGCGACCATTTGGCTGCCCACTGGAATGGAGGATATCGCAGGCTCGCTTCCGTGGATAGCGGCGGCCGTCCTCCTCGAAGTCGCAGCCTACCTCAGCCTGGCCTCCGAACGCGCCCGACAATGGTGGACCCACGAGCGCGTGACGCTCTTTGCGCCCATCCCATATCTGCTCTACGCCTTGCCTTTTCACATGCTGAACTGGGCCAGCGTCGTCGCGATCCTCACGGCCATCTGTGTCGCTTCCTACTGGTTCACGCTGCTGCCGCGCAATCGCTTCACCGACACGGGTTTCGTCGTGCTGATGGCCGCGCCCCTGATCTTCAAGTCGTTCGCCTTCGTCTACGGCCGGCCGCATCCTGACATCCGGCTGGAGTTCCTGGGGCAGCTCCTATGGATCCGGGCGGGCGTGCTCGCCGTCCTGAACGACCGCAAGCCGGAAGGGATCGGCTTCGGCTTCTGGCCCAAGCTGAGCGAATGGAAGATCGGCGCGCTCGTCTACATTGCCCTGCTGCCCGTCGTCTTTGTGCTGGCTTCGCTGACGGGTTTCGCCACGTTCACCTGGCCGCCGTGGACGTGGCAGGAGACCACCCTCCGCGCTGTCGGCACGTTCGTTGGCATCTTCTGGGTGGTCGCCCTGAGCGAGGAGTTCTTCTTCCGCGGACTGCTGCAGCAATGGATCGGCATTGCCGCTGCCTCCATCCTCTTCGGGCTCGCGCACCTGGGCTTCCGGCAGTTTCCGAACTGGCAATTCGCCCTGGTGGCCGGAGTGGCCGGCGTCTTCTATGGTTTTGCCTTTCGCCGCGCGGGTGGCATCCGCGCGGCGATGGTCACTCACGCTCTGACGGTCACTACCTGGCGCGTGCTGTTCAGGTAA
- a CDS encoding trans-sulfuration enzyme family protein, with product MAKQRGNPGAHPSTAVLTRGFDPRLSVGSARPAVFRSSTYVFPTPEAAERAFDLVSGRQTVEPGEVPDLIYSRFNHPNAEILEDQIIPLEEGSEWAVVFNSGMAAIMTSLMALLRPGDCLLYTVPLYGGTQNLIHDLLEPFGIQCRAVVAGHGPDLDEAIRNTPNLRVILIETPANPTMVMTDIKRACILAGGLDPKPVVIVDNTFLGPAFQHPITLGADLVLYSATKYLGGFSDLLAGVALGTDPEIQKKIRGKRGLFGNILQPDECWILDGRLPTVSLRMNRQSKNAQRIAESLAHRKEIRKVYYPTLFDDTEQIKIRLSQCDYPGAMIALDLNGGKTAAFEFLRHLELAHNAVSLGGMETLVCHPGSTTHSGCSEEEQRIAGITGGLVRISIGLEDWRDLLRDFEQALDHIAATVLT from the coding sequence ATGGCCAAACAACGTGGCAATCCTGGCGCGCATCCGTCGACCGCGGTATTGACCCGCGGCTTCGACCCGCGCCTTTCGGTTGGTTCAGCCCGGCCGGCGGTGTTCCGGAGCTCTACTTACGTCTTTCCTACGCCCGAAGCGGCGGAGCGCGCCTTCGACCTGGTTTCCGGCCGCCAGACGGTGGAACCCGGCGAGGTGCCGGATCTGATCTATTCGCGTTTCAATCACCCCAACGCGGAGATTCTGGAGGACCAGATTATTCCCCTGGAAGAGGGGTCCGAGTGGGCCGTGGTCTTCAACTCGGGCATGGCGGCGATCATGACGTCGCTGATGGCGCTGCTGCGGCCGGGCGACTGCCTGCTCTACACAGTGCCGCTTTATGGCGGGACGCAGAACCTGATCCACGACCTGCTGGAACCGTTCGGCATCCAGTGCCGCGCAGTCGTGGCCGGCCATGGGCCTGACCTCGACGAGGCCATCCGGAACACCCCCAACCTGCGCGTGATCCTCATCGAGACACCGGCCAATCCCACCATGGTGATGACGGATATCAAGCGTGCCTGCATCCTGGCGGGCGGCCTCGATCCCAAGCCGGTCGTGATCGTGGACAACACCTTCCTGGGGCCGGCCTTCCAGCATCCCATCACGCTGGGCGCCGACCTCGTGCTCTACTCGGCCACCAAGTACCTGGGCGGGTTCAGCGACCTGCTGGCCGGCGTCGCGCTCGGAACAGATCCCGAGATCCAGAAGAAGATCCGCGGCAAGCGCGGCTTGTTCGGCAACATCCTCCAGCCCGACGAGTGCTGGATTCTCGATGGCCGGCTGCCCACCGTGTCGCTGCGCATGAACCGGCAGAGCAAAAACGCACAGCGCATCGCCGAGAGCCTGGCGCACCGCAAGGAGATCCGCAAGGTCTACTACCCCACCCTGTTCGACGACACGGAGCAGATCAAGATCCGGCTGTCGCAGTGTGACTATCCTGGCGCGATGATCGCCCTCGACTTGAACGGAGGCAAGACCGCCGCGTTTGAGTTCCTGCGGCATCTGGAACTCGCCCACAACGCGGTTTCGCTTGGCGGGATGGAGACGCTTGTGTGCCATCCGGGCAGTACGACGCACTCCGGTTGTTCTGAGGAGGAGCAGCGCATCGCCGGCATCACCGGCGGGCTCGTGCGCATCTCCATCGGCCTGGAGGACTGGCGCGACCTGCTGCGCGACTTCGAGCAGGCGCTCGATCACATCGCCGCGACCGTGCTTACCTGA
- a CDS encoding DinB family protein: MMDLRKETRVIMKQMLAGQMAAMKEYFDRSTRALDEADSGFAPQAGLFTSAQVVAHAAQTVEWFITGAFAPEGFSLDFDGMDKEVRAVTSLAAARAWFDKACATLQDSIEAHSEAEWMAALPPGPIMGDLPRIAVFNALTDHTAHHRGALTVYTRLLGKVPPMPYMDM; this comes from the coding sequence ATGATGGATCTCCGTAAGGAGACCCGCGTCATCATGAAGCAGATGCTTGCCGGCCAGATGGCCGCCATGAAGGAATACTTCGACCGCTCTACCCGCGCCCTGGATGAAGCCGATTCCGGCTTCGCTCCGCAGGCCGGGCTGTTCACTTCCGCGCAGGTTGTGGCCCACGCCGCCCAAACCGTCGAGTGGTTCATTACGGGCGCATTTGCACCCGAGGGTTTCAGTCTCGACTTCGACGGAATGGACAAGGAGGTGCGCGCTGTCACCTCGCTGGCCGCGGCCCGCGCGTGGTTCGACAAGGCGTGCGCCACGCTGCAGGACTCCATCGAAGCCCACTCCGAAGCCGAGTGGATGGCGGCGCTGCCTCCGGGCCCCATCATGGGCGACCTGCCGCGCATCGCCGTCTTCAACGCGTTGACCGACCATACGGCCCACCATCGCGGAGCCCTCACGGTATACACCCGCCTGCTGGGCAAGGTTCCGCCCATGCCGTACATGGACATGTAG